The nucleotide sequence CATTTACAAAATCCTTATCAACTTCTTTAGTTAAATCAGGTATAAGAGTAAATGCTGTAGCGCCAGGACCAATTTGGACTCCACTTATTTCAGCATCTTTTGATGAAAATAAGGTTTCGGAATTTGGCTCAAATGTACCTCTTGAAAGACCAGGTCAGCCAGTAGAATGTGCAGGTGCATATGTATTTTTAGCATCAGAAATGTCTTCGTATATAACTGGTCAAACAATCCATGTAAATGGTGGAGAAATAGTAATGTAGGCTGAAAAATCATGCACAGAAGTTTTGTGCATGATTTTTTTCTATGAAAATTAATTTATGACTTTTAAATATTTATTTATTGTTATAAAATTATTGTTATAATAAAATGAATAAATTACTTTAAAGGATTGATAAAATGATGAAGGTAAATTATCAGAAAAAGCTTGACGAAACAATTGAAGAAATTTTAAAAGAGAATAAAGTGCCATCGCTTCTTCTTCACAGTTGTTGTGCTCCATGCAGTACTTATGTAGTTGAATACTTATCCAATTACTTTAATATAACAGTTTTTTATTATAACCCTAATATATATCCTGAAGATGAGTATAGAAGAAGGGTTCAAGAAGAAAAGGATTTTATTTCTGAATTTAATACTAAATATAAGGTTAACTTTATTGAGGGAGATTATGAAACTAAGAGATTTTATGAATGCATACAAGGGTTTGAGAAGGAAAGAGAAGGCGGAGAAAGATGTTTCAAATGCTATGAGTTAAGACTTCTAGAAGCAGCCAAACTAGCTAAAAATGAAAACTATGATTATTTCACAACTACTTTATCCATAAGTCCATATAAGAATGCTCAGAAATTAAACGAAATAGGAGAGAGACTTTCAAAAGAATATAAGGTTAAATATCTATATTCTGATTTTAAGAAGAAAAATGGATATAAACGCTCCATTGAACTTTCTAATATATATAAATTATATAGACAAGATTATTGTGGATGTATATTCTCTAAAAATGAAAGAAATGAAGAAAAATAAGCACCGAAAATGGTGCTTATTTTTTTTCGAAATTCACAATTAATTTTATCATACTTGATATCAATTTTATTTTTTCTGGAGGGCATGTTTTGAGCATGTCGGTTATTTCATTTTTTTGATAATTCTCAGAATCGGTAGTCGACCCTGTTAGAATATATGATGGTGTGATGTTTAGAAATTTGCAGATTTTCATTAATGTTTCTAAGTTGATTTTTGTTTTTCCACATTCAATTTTACTTACATAAACAGTGGAAACGTCCAAATATTCGGCTAAATTTTCTTGAGTATAATTTTTTGACTTTCTAGAATTTCTTATTCTATCTCCTATTATGGAATAATCTATGTACATAATTATCACCCTTATAAATATATCATTTATAAAATAATTTTAATATAAACTCTAGAGTTAAAATAAACTCATAAGTTTACAAAAGTTAGAGAATATTGTAGAATTATATTGGTATAAAATCAAAGGAGGAATTTATGTGAGTTTCATTAAAAATTTAAAGGTGAGAACAAAGTTAGCAGCATGCTTCTTTGTAGTTACACTATTTATAATAATAATAGGTAGTATTTCAACTTATTCATTAGAAATGCTTTCCCAAAATTCTTATAATATTCATAATAGTGCACAGGTGGTGGCAAATCAAGTAAAGATAATTATTATTTTTACTGTAGTGGGAGCAATTTTAGGTGCAATCTTTGCAATAATTATATCAATAGATATAGATTCTCAGTTAAAAGGAGTAATGAATTTTGCACGGGCAATTTCAAATTTCGACTTATCTAAAAATTACACTGTAGATAGAACTGATGAGTTTGGAGAGGTAAGAGGGGCACTCATAAAATCACAAGAAAATCTTAAAGGTATAGTAAAGGATATAATTAAGGAGTCTGAAATTGTTAGTTCTGCTAGTGAGGAGCTTGCAGCAACGGTAGAAGAAATTACATCTAAGTCAGAAACTATAGATGAAGCTACAAATGAAATAGTTTCAAGTGTGAATGATACTAGTGCAGCAAGTGAGGAAATAACAGCATCAGTACAAGAAGTTAATTCTAGTATAAACGAATTATCAAATAAATCAATCGAAGGCAGTGACAATGCTGATAAATCGAAACAAAAGGCAGAGCAAATTAGAAAAGAAAGTAAAGAAGCTATAGAAAAAGCGAATTTATTATATAAAGAAAAAGAGAAGGAGCTTTTAGAGGTTATAGAGAAGGGGAAGGTTGTTAATAATATAAAATTAATGGCAGATACTATTTCTAGT is from Clostridium acetobutylicum ATCC 824 and encodes:
- a CDS encoding epoxyqueuosine reductase QueH; amino-acid sequence: MMKVNYQKKLDETIEEILKENKVPSLLLHSCCAPCSTYVVEYLSNYFNITVFYYNPNIYPEDEYRRRVQEEKDFISEFNTKYKVNFIEGDYETKRFYECIQGFEKEREGGERCFKCYELRLLEAAKLAKNENYDYFTTTLSISPYKNAQKLNEIGERLSKEYKVKYLYSDFKKKNGYKRSIELSNIYKLYRQDYCGCIFSKNERNEEK
- a CDS encoding helix-turn-helix domain-containing protein; this encodes MYIDYSIIGDRIRNSRKSKNYTQENLAEYLDVSTVYVSKIECGKTKINLETLMKICKFLNITPSYILTGSTTDSENYQKNEITDMLKTCPPEKIKLISSMIKLIVNFEKK
- a CDS encoding HAMP domain-containing methyl-accepting chemotaxis protein, which produces MSFIKNLKVRTKLAACFFVVTLFIIIIGSISTYSLEMLSQNSYNIHNSAQVVANQVKIIIIFTVVGAILGAIFAIIISIDIDSQLKGVMNFARAISNFDLSKNYTVDRTDEFGEVRGALIKSQENLKGIVKDIIKESEIVSSASEELAATVEEITSKSETIDEATNEIVSSVNDTSAASEEITASVQEVNSSINELSNKSIEGSDNADKSKQKAEQIRKESKEAIEKANLLYKEKEKELLEVIEKGKVVNNIKLMADTISSIAEQTNLLALNASIEAARAGEMGKGFAVVADEIRELSEKSSQSVENIKSMISKVNDAFRAASSTSKDMLQFIEKNVSPQLENFGKMADEYYNDSKFVSGMSEEVASMSEEISATVGQVSDATLHMAEGAEITAEHTGNIKSAISETTKAIEQVAEAAQSQAQSAEKLTEIIQKFNI